From Oreochromis niloticus isolate F11D_XX linkage group LG14, O_niloticus_UMD_NMBU, whole genome shotgun sequence, one genomic window encodes:
- the hnf1ba gene encoding hepatocyte nuclear factor 1-beta-A isoform X1, translating to MFFKMVSKLTSLQQELLNALLDSGVTKDDLIQALDDLDPSPPNFGVKLENLPMSPQSGKMNGGDADTKPVFITLTNGHSKGKLSGDEGSEDGDDYDTPPILKELQSLNTEEAAEQRAEVERMLAEDPWRAARMIKGYMQQHNIPQREVVDITGLNQSHLSQHLNKGTPMKTQKRAALYTWYVRKQREILRQFNQAAHGPGSSMADKGNPDQGYYFAEFNPSGQGMGQPGEEVGIEPSCKKMRRNRFKWGPASQQILYQAYERQKNPSKEEREALVEECNRAECLQRGVSPSKAQGLGSNLVTEVRVYNWFANRRKEEAFRQKLAMDAITAPSHGINPLLSHGSPHHPQASASPPMRYGQVPSEVTSSSAISHHSSNAMATSQSVLQQVSPGGLDHSHSLLSPDAKMISGSGGGLPPVSTLTNIHSSHHSHQQTQNLIMPLSGVMAIAQSLNTSQSQTVPVINSVAGSLAALQPVQFSQQLHSPHQQSLMQQSPSHMSQQPFMASVTHSHMYPHKQEPPQYSHPSRFSSAMVVTDANSPLSSISSSKTDAPVNKMVQLGGLSWCPLQAW from the exons atgttctttaaaatggTGTCGAAACTGACATCCTTGCAGCAGGAGCTCCTTAACGCCCTGCTGGACTCAGGAGTTACCAAAGATGATCTGATCCAGGCCTTAGACGACCTGGACCCCAGCCCACCGAACTTTGGAGTAAAACTGGAGAACTTGCCCATGTCGCCTCAGAGCGGCAAGATGAACGGAGGGGACGCAGATACGAAGCCCGTTTTCATCACTCTCACCAACGGCCACAGCAAGGGCAAGCTGTCCGGCGACGAGGGCTCCGAGGACGGGGACGACTACGACACCCCGCCGATACTAAAGGAGCTCCAATCGCTCAACACGGAGGAGGCCGCGGAGCAGAGGGCGGAGGTGGAGCGCATGTTGGC AGAGGATCCATGGCGTGCTGCCCGCATGATCAAAGGTTACATGCAGCAGCACAACATCCCCCAACGCGAGGTGGTGGACATCACGGGGCTGAACCAGTCTCACCTTTCCCAGCACCTCAACAAAGGCACGCCCATGAAAACACAGAAGCGAGCGGCCCTTTACACCTGGTATGTCAGGAAACAGCGGGAAATTCTACGAC AGTTCAACCAGGCAGCTCATGGTCCTGGCAGCAGTATGGCTGACAAAGGAAATCCAGATCAGGGTTATTATTTTGCAGAGTTCAATCCATCCGGTCAGGGCATGGGTCAGCCCGGCGAAGAGGTGGGCATCGAACCCTCCTGTAAGAAAATGAGGCGCAACCGCTTCAAATGGGGGCCTGCGTCCCAGCAAATCCTGTACCAAGCCTACGAGCGGCAGAAAAACCCCAGCAAGGAGGAGCGGGAGGCTTTGGTGGAGGAGTGTAACAG AGCTGAGTGTCTTCAGAGAGGTGTCTCCCCCTCCAAAGCTCAAGGCCTCGGCTCAAATCTGGTCACAGAAGTGCGAGTCTACAACTGGTTCGCCAACCGACGTAAAGAGGAAGCCTTCAGGCAGAAGTTGGCCATGGATGCAATCACTGCTCCGAGCCACGGCATCAACCCTCTGCTGTCACACGGCTCACCACATCATCCCCAGGCCAGCGCTTCACCTCCAA tGAGATACGGGCAAGTTCCCAGTGAGGTCACCTCCTCCTCGGCCATCAGTCACCACAGTAGCAACGCGATGGCGACCAGCCAGTCAGTGCTCCAGCAGGTGTCTCCGGGAGGACTGGACCACAGCCACAGTCTGCTGTCACCCGACGCCAAGATG ATTTCAGGTTCAGGTGGAGGCCTTCCTCCGGTCAGCACACTCACAAACATCCACAGTTCCCATCACAGCCATCAGCAGACGCAGAACCTCATCATGCCTCTGTCTGGAGTCATGGCCATAGCACAAA GTTTAAACACATCGCAGTCTCAGACGGTGCCGGTGATCAACAGCGTGGCGGGAAGTCTTGCAGCGCTCCAGCCGGTGCAGTTTTCCCAGCAGCTCCACAGCCCTCATCAGCAGAGCCTGATGCAGCAGAGTCCGAGCCACATGAGCCAGCAGCCGTTCATGGCCTCcgtcacacactcacaca TGTATCCACACAAACAAGAACCCCCGCAATATTCCCACCCGTCACGTTTCTCCTCAGCCATGGTGGTCACAGACGCCAACAGCCCCCTCAGCTCCATATCCTCGAGCAAGACG GACGCTCCTGTAAACAAGATGGTGCAACTTGGGGGTCTCTCCTGg
- the hnf1ba gene encoding hepatocyte nuclear factor 1-beta-A isoform X2, giving the protein MFFKMVSKLTSLQQELLNALLDSGVTKDDLIQALDDLDPSPPNFGVKLENLPMSPQSGKMNGGDADTKPVFITLTNGHSKGKLSGDEGSEDGDDYDTPPILKELQSLNTEEAAEQRAEVERMLAEDPWRAARMIKGYMQQHNIPQREVVDITGLNQSHLSQHLNKGTPMKTQKRAALYTWYVRKQREILRQFNQAAHGPGSSMADKGNPDQGYYFAEFNPSGQGMGQPGEEVGIEPSCKKMRRNRFKWGPASQQILYQAYERQKNPSKEEREALVEECNRAECLQRGVSPSKAQGLGSNLVTEVRVYNWFANRRKEEAFRQKLAMDAITAPSHGINPLLSHGSPHHPQASASPPMRYGQVPSEVTSSSAISHHSSNAMATSQSVLQQVSPGGLDHSHSLLSPDAKMISGSGGGLPPVSTLTNIHSSHHSHQQTQNLIMPLSGVMAIAQSLNTSQSQTVPVINSVAGSLAALQPVQFSQQLHSPHQQSLMQQSPSHMSQQPFMASVTHSHMYPHKQEPPQYSHPSRFSSAMVVTDANSPLSSISSSKTCPLQAW; this is encoded by the exons atgttctttaaaatggTGTCGAAACTGACATCCTTGCAGCAGGAGCTCCTTAACGCCCTGCTGGACTCAGGAGTTACCAAAGATGATCTGATCCAGGCCTTAGACGACCTGGACCCCAGCCCACCGAACTTTGGAGTAAAACTGGAGAACTTGCCCATGTCGCCTCAGAGCGGCAAGATGAACGGAGGGGACGCAGATACGAAGCCCGTTTTCATCACTCTCACCAACGGCCACAGCAAGGGCAAGCTGTCCGGCGACGAGGGCTCCGAGGACGGGGACGACTACGACACCCCGCCGATACTAAAGGAGCTCCAATCGCTCAACACGGAGGAGGCCGCGGAGCAGAGGGCGGAGGTGGAGCGCATGTTGGC AGAGGATCCATGGCGTGCTGCCCGCATGATCAAAGGTTACATGCAGCAGCACAACATCCCCCAACGCGAGGTGGTGGACATCACGGGGCTGAACCAGTCTCACCTTTCCCAGCACCTCAACAAAGGCACGCCCATGAAAACACAGAAGCGAGCGGCCCTTTACACCTGGTATGTCAGGAAACAGCGGGAAATTCTACGAC AGTTCAACCAGGCAGCTCATGGTCCTGGCAGCAGTATGGCTGACAAAGGAAATCCAGATCAGGGTTATTATTTTGCAGAGTTCAATCCATCCGGTCAGGGCATGGGTCAGCCCGGCGAAGAGGTGGGCATCGAACCCTCCTGTAAGAAAATGAGGCGCAACCGCTTCAAATGGGGGCCTGCGTCCCAGCAAATCCTGTACCAAGCCTACGAGCGGCAGAAAAACCCCAGCAAGGAGGAGCGGGAGGCTTTGGTGGAGGAGTGTAACAG AGCTGAGTGTCTTCAGAGAGGTGTCTCCCCCTCCAAAGCTCAAGGCCTCGGCTCAAATCTGGTCACAGAAGTGCGAGTCTACAACTGGTTCGCCAACCGACGTAAAGAGGAAGCCTTCAGGCAGAAGTTGGCCATGGATGCAATCACTGCTCCGAGCCACGGCATCAACCCTCTGCTGTCACACGGCTCACCACATCATCCCCAGGCCAGCGCTTCACCTCCAA tGAGATACGGGCAAGTTCCCAGTGAGGTCACCTCCTCCTCGGCCATCAGTCACCACAGTAGCAACGCGATGGCGACCAGCCAGTCAGTGCTCCAGCAGGTGTCTCCGGGAGGACTGGACCACAGCCACAGTCTGCTGTCACCCGACGCCAAGATG ATTTCAGGTTCAGGTGGAGGCCTTCCTCCGGTCAGCACACTCACAAACATCCACAGTTCCCATCACAGCCATCAGCAGACGCAGAACCTCATCATGCCTCTGTCTGGAGTCATGGCCATAGCACAAA GTTTAAACACATCGCAGTCTCAGACGGTGCCGGTGATCAACAGCGTGGCGGGAAGTCTTGCAGCGCTCCAGCCGGTGCAGTTTTCCCAGCAGCTCCACAGCCCTCATCAGCAGAGCCTGATGCAGCAGAGTCCGAGCCACATGAGCCAGCAGCCGTTCATGGCCTCcgtcacacactcacaca TGTATCCACACAAACAAGAACCCCCGCAATATTCCCACCCGTCACGTTTCTCCTCAGCCATGGTGGTCACAGACGCCAACAGCCCCCTCAGCTCCATATCCTCGAGCAAGACG